From the Bdellovibrio reynosensis genome, one window contains:
- a CDS encoding threonine aldolase family protein: MKRGFGSDNHAGTHPQILAALQAANVEHAPAYGTDEWTEKANQEFRAQFGSEAQVFFVFNGTAANVTALRALAKPHQSVFCSDVSHINVDECGAPEYMAGCKLIALPSVNGKLTVEELEKAFIRRGDQHYSQTQVLSLTQPTELGTTYSMEELKTLITWAKDRKLYVHVDGARLANAAIHLKKSFKEFTTELGVDAVSFGGTKNGLMMGEAVVFLNKSLSLDFKYIRKQCAQLPSKTRFIAAQFEAYFKQDLWQKIANHSYEMAHYLYNAVKDIPGVEIREVPQSNAVFAKVPSAWVKTLREHYFFYVWDENTFECRWMTSWDTQKEDIDGFAKILKELAR; the protein is encoded by the coding sequence ATGAAGCGCGGCTTTGGCAGTGACAATCATGCTGGCACTCACCCGCAGATCCTGGCGGCATTGCAGGCAGCCAATGTCGAGCATGCCCCGGCTTATGGCACAGATGAATGGACAGAAAAAGCCAATCAAGAGTTTCGTGCGCAGTTTGGCTCTGAAGCCCAAGTGTTTTTTGTATTTAACGGAACTGCCGCCAACGTAACCGCTTTAAGAGCTTTGGCAAAGCCCCATCAATCTGTATTTTGTTCTGACGTGTCCCACATTAATGTTGATGAATGTGGTGCCCCTGAATACATGGCCGGTTGCAAATTGATCGCACTTCCTTCGGTGAATGGAAAGCTGACTGTGGAAGAGCTTGAAAAAGCCTTCATCCGCAGAGGCGACCAACACTATTCACAAACTCAAGTTTTAAGTCTGACCCAACCTACGGAATTAGGAACCACTTATTCCATGGAAGAATTAAAAACTCTGATCACTTGGGCGAAAGATCGTAAGCTTTATGTGCATGTTGATGGAGCTCGTTTAGCGAACGCCGCCATTCACTTAAAAAAATCATTTAAAGAATTCACGACCGAACTAGGCGTCGATGCCGTTTCTTTCGGTGGAACCAAAAATGGTTTGATGATGGGCGAGGCTGTGGTGTTCTTAAACAAGTCCTTAAGCCTTGATTTTAAGTACATCCGTAAACAGTGCGCGCAACTGCCTTCTAAAACCCGCTTTATCGCTGCGCAATTTGAAGCCTATTTCAAACAAGATCTTTGGCAAAAGATCGCGAATCATTCTTACGAGATGGCCCATTATCTTTATAATGCCGTCAAAGATATTCCAGGCGTGGAAATTCGCGAGGTCCCGCAAAGCAATGCGGTCTTCGCTAAAGTACCAAGTGCTTGGGTAAAGACCTTACGAGAACATTATTTTTTCTATGTGTGGGACGAAAACACATTTGAATGCCGTTGGATGACTTCTTGGGACACCCAAAAAGAAGACATCGACGGATTTGCTAAAATTTTAAAGGAGCTGGCACGATGA
- a CDS encoding tryptophan 2,3-dioxygenase family protein, whose protein sequence is MKYPPVHYHKYLGLDALLNSQHPKSVEYKKPAHDEMLFIVVHQTYELWFKQIIFELDAVLKTFQKDQIEETEMGMASSRLERIVSILKLIIGQVDVLETMTPLDFLDFRDMLYPASGFQSFQWRLIETKLGLRIGDRLAYNQAPFFKSLTEEQQNEIQSVLNSSSLFDSLEKWLARTPFLQDENFNFWDTYKNAVTTMFNEDIATVNNNTRLSDEDKKRNIEGLTNTLRSFDALFDESAFEKLRGEGQFRLSYKAMHAALLIQLYRDQPILQTPFRIIRALLDIDETMTTWRYRHALMAMRMLGQKIGTGGSSGHKYLAEATAKHKIFGDFFNLTTFFIPRSQVPPLPKSMSDRMSFHY, encoded by the coding sequence ATGAAATATCCTCCGGTGCATTATCATAAATATTTGGGCCTAGATGCTTTGTTAAATTCGCAACATCCAAAGAGTGTTGAATACAAAAAGCCTGCCCATGATGAAATGCTTTTCATCGTCGTTCACCAAACCTACGAACTTTGGTTTAAGCAAATTATTTTCGAATTAGATGCTGTCCTTAAGACATTTCAGAAAGATCAAATCGAAGAAACTGAAATGGGCATGGCAAGTTCCCGCCTAGAAAGAATCGTTAGCATTTTAAAATTGATCATTGGCCAAGTGGATGTTTTAGAAACTATGACTCCGCTGGATTTCCTAGATTTCCGCGACATGCTTTATCCAGCTTCTGGCTTTCAAAGCTTTCAATGGCGTTTGATTGAAACGAAGTTAGGTCTGCGCATCGGCGATCGCCTTGCTTACAATCAAGCACCGTTCTTTAAGTCTTTAACGGAAGAACAACAAAACGAAATTCAATCCGTTTTAAATTCTTCTTCATTATTTGATTCTTTAGAAAAATGGTTAGCACGCACACCATTCCTGCAGGATGAAAACTTCAATTTCTGGGATACGTACAAAAATGCAGTGACTACGATGTTTAACGAAGACATCGCCACTGTGAACAACAACACTCGTTTGAGTGATGAAGATAAAAAAAGAAACATCGAAGGTCTAACAAATACACTTAGAAGTTTTGACGCCCTTTTTGATGAATCCGCTTTTGAAAAATTGCGTGGCGAAGGCCAATTCCGTCTTAGTTACAAAGCTATGCATGCGGCCTTGTTAATTCAGCTTTATCGCGATCAACCGATTCTTCAAACTCCGTTTAGAATCATCCGTGCTCTTTTAGATATCGATGAGACGATGACTACATGGCGCTATCGTCATGCGCTGATGGCGATGCGCATGTTAGGTCAAAAGATTGGAACTGGCGGTTCTTCAGGTCACAAGTACTTGGCAGAAGCCACAGCGAAGCACAAGATCTTTGGGGATTTCTTTAACTTGACGACGTTCTTTATTCCGCGCTCACAGGTGCCACCGTTACCGAAATCTATGAGCGATCGCATGAGCTTCCATTACTAA